A part of Denticeps clupeoides unplaced genomic scaffold, fDenClu1.1, whole genome shotgun sequence genomic DNA contains:
- the LOC114779512 gene encoding calcium/calmodulin-dependent protein kinase type 1D-like isoform X2, with protein sequence MARDAANGSWKRQVDDIQEVFHFKDVLGTGAFSEVVLGEEKATGRMFAIKCIPKKALRGKESSIENEIAVLRKIKHENIVALEDIYESSSHLYLIMELVSGGELFDRIVERGFYTEQDASTLIKQVLNAVNYLHTLGIVHRDLKPENLLYFSAQDESKIMISDFGLSKMEASDDVMSTACGTPGYVAPEVLAQKPYSKAVDCWSIGVIAYILLCGYPPFYDENDTKLFEQIVKADYEFDAPYWDDISDSAKDFISSLMQRDPEKRLTCDEALRHPWIAGDTALCKNIHESVSRQMKKNFAKSKWRQAFNATAVVRHMRRLHLSGAVGSCADDSQRPSPKSAPAKSQAADKERGEVLDEILQHSTR encoded by the exons ATGGCCAGGGACGCGGCGAACGGCTCCTGGAAGAGGCAGGTGGACGACATCCAGGAGGTCTTTCATTTCAAGGACGTTCTGGGGAC GGGAGCGTTCTCCGAGGTGGTTCTCGGTGAGGAGAAGGCCACGGGAAGGATGTTCGCCATAAAGTGCATCCCCAAGAAGGCGTTGAGGGGGAAGGAGAGCAGCATTGAAAACGAAATTGCCGTCCTCCGCAA GATAAAGCATGAGAACATCGTGGCTCTGGAGGACATCTACGAAAGCTCCAGTCACCTCTATCTAATCATGGAACT CGTGTCCGGCGGTGAGCTGTTCGACCGCATCGTGGAGAGGGGCTTCTACACCGAGCAAGATGCCAGCACTTTAATCAAGCAGGTTCTAAATGCAGTCAACTACCTCCACACCCTGGGCATCGTCCACCGAGACCTCAAG CCCGAGAACCTGCTGTACTTCAGCGCGCAGGACGAGTCCAAAATAATGATAAGCGACTTCGGCCTGTCCAAGATGGAGGCTTCGGATGATGTCATGTCCACTGCGTGTGGGACCCCAGGATATGTGG CCCCAGAGGTTCTGGCGCAGAAACCTTACAGCAAAGCAGTGGACTGCTGGTCCATTGGGGTCATCGCGTATATCTT GTTGTGCGGCTACCCGCCGTTTTATGACGAGAACGACACCAAGCTCTTTGAGCAAATTGTGAAGGCCGATTATGAGTTCGACGCGCCGTATTGGGACGATATATCCGACTCAG CGAAGGACTTCATAAGCAGCCTGATGCAGAGGGACCCCGAGAAGCGGCTGACCTGCGACGAGGCTCTCCGCCACCCGTG GATAGCCGGTGACACGGCCCTCTGCAAGAACATCCACGAGTCCGTCAGTCGGCAGATGAAGAAGAACTTCGCCAAGAGCAAATGGAGG CAAGCTTTCAACGCCACTGCGGTGGTCCGCCACATGCGACGCCTTCATCTGAGCGGCGCCGTGGGAAGCTGCGCGGACGACAGCCAGCGTCCGAGCCCCAAGTCCGCCCCCGCCAAGAGTCAGGCCGCGGACAAAGAGC GTGGAGAGGTGCTGgatgaaatactgcagcacagcacgcggtga
- the LOC114779512 gene encoding calcium/calmodulin-dependent protein kinase type 1D-like isoform X3: protein MFAIKCIPKKALRGKESSIENEIAVLRKIKHENIVALEDIYESSSHLYLIMELVSGGELFDRIVERGFYTEQDASTLIKQVLNAVNYLHTLGIVHRDLKPENLLYFSAQDESKIMISDFGLSKMEASDDVMSTACGTPGYVAPEVLAQKPYSKAVDCWSIGVIAYILLCGYPPFYDENDTKLFEQIVKADYEFDAPYWDDISDSAKDFISSLMQRDPEKRLTCDEALRHPWIAGDTALCKNIHESVSRQMKKNFAKSKWRQAFNATAVVRHMRRLHLSGAVGSCADDSQRPSPKSAPAKSQAADKERAPTGTRHPRVSTVTTVHTGKK from the exons ATGTTCGCCATAAAGTGCATCCCCAAGAAGGCGTTGAGGGGGAAGGAGAGCAGCATTGAAAACGAAATTGCCGTCCTCCGCAA GATAAAGCATGAGAACATCGTGGCTCTGGAGGACATCTACGAAAGCTCCAGTCACCTCTATCTAATCATGGAACT CGTGTCCGGCGGTGAGCTGTTCGACCGCATCGTGGAGAGGGGCTTCTACACCGAGCAAGATGCCAGCACTTTAATCAAGCAGGTTCTAAATGCAGTCAACTACCTCCACACCCTGGGCATCGTCCACCGAGACCTCAAG CCCGAGAACCTGCTGTACTTCAGCGCGCAGGACGAGTCCAAAATAATGATAAGCGACTTCGGCCTGTCCAAGATGGAGGCTTCGGATGATGTCATGTCCACTGCGTGTGGGACCCCAGGATATGTGG CCCCAGAGGTTCTGGCGCAGAAACCTTACAGCAAAGCAGTGGACTGCTGGTCCATTGGGGTCATCGCGTATATCTT GTTGTGCGGCTACCCGCCGTTTTATGACGAGAACGACACCAAGCTCTTTGAGCAAATTGTGAAGGCCGATTATGAGTTCGACGCGCCGTATTGGGACGATATATCCGACTCAG CGAAGGACTTCATAAGCAGCCTGATGCAGAGGGACCCCGAGAAGCGGCTGACCTGCGACGAGGCTCTCCGCCACCCGTG GATAGCCGGTGACACGGCCCTCTGCAAGAACATCCACGAGTCCGTCAGTCGGCAGATGAAGAAGAACTTCGCCAAGAGCAAATGGAGG CAAGCTTTCAACGCCACTGCGGTGGTCCGCCACATGCGACGCCTTCATCTGAGCGGCGCCGTGGGAAGCTGCGCGGACGACAGCCAGCGTCCGAGCCCCAAGTCCGCCCCCGCCAAGAGTCAGGCCGCGGACAAAGAGC
- the LOC114779512 gene encoding calcium/calmodulin-dependent protein kinase type 1D-like isoform X1, protein MARDAANGSWKRQVDDIQEVFHFKDVLGTGAFSEVVLGEEKATGRMFAIKCIPKKALRGKESSIENEIAVLRKIKHENIVALEDIYESSSHLYLIMELVSGGELFDRIVERGFYTEQDASTLIKQVLNAVNYLHTLGIVHRDLKPENLLYFSAQDESKIMISDFGLSKMEASDDVMSTACGTPGYVAPEVLAQKPYSKAVDCWSIGVIAYILLCGYPPFYDENDTKLFEQIVKADYEFDAPYWDDISDSAKDFISSLMQRDPEKRLTCDEALRHPWIAGDTALCKNIHESVSRQMKKNFAKSKWRQAFNATAVVRHMRRLHLSGAVGSCADDSQRPSPKSAPAKSQAADKERAPTGTRHPRVSTVTTVHTGKK, encoded by the exons ATGGCCAGGGACGCGGCGAACGGCTCCTGGAAGAGGCAGGTGGACGACATCCAGGAGGTCTTTCATTTCAAGGACGTTCTGGGGAC GGGAGCGTTCTCCGAGGTGGTTCTCGGTGAGGAGAAGGCCACGGGAAGGATGTTCGCCATAAAGTGCATCCCCAAGAAGGCGTTGAGGGGGAAGGAGAGCAGCATTGAAAACGAAATTGCCGTCCTCCGCAA GATAAAGCATGAGAACATCGTGGCTCTGGAGGACATCTACGAAAGCTCCAGTCACCTCTATCTAATCATGGAACT CGTGTCCGGCGGTGAGCTGTTCGACCGCATCGTGGAGAGGGGCTTCTACACCGAGCAAGATGCCAGCACTTTAATCAAGCAGGTTCTAAATGCAGTCAACTACCTCCACACCCTGGGCATCGTCCACCGAGACCTCAAG CCCGAGAACCTGCTGTACTTCAGCGCGCAGGACGAGTCCAAAATAATGATAAGCGACTTCGGCCTGTCCAAGATGGAGGCTTCGGATGATGTCATGTCCACTGCGTGTGGGACCCCAGGATATGTGG CCCCAGAGGTTCTGGCGCAGAAACCTTACAGCAAAGCAGTGGACTGCTGGTCCATTGGGGTCATCGCGTATATCTT GTTGTGCGGCTACCCGCCGTTTTATGACGAGAACGACACCAAGCTCTTTGAGCAAATTGTGAAGGCCGATTATGAGTTCGACGCGCCGTATTGGGACGATATATCCGACTCAG CGAAGGACTTCATAAGCAGCCTGATGCAGAGGGACCCCGAGAAGCGGCTGACCTGCGACGAGGCTCTCCGCCACCCGTG GATAGCCGGTGACACGGCCCTCTGCAAGAACATCCACGAGTCCGTCAGTCGGCAGATGAAGAAGAACTTCGCCAAGAGCAAATGGAGG CAAGCTTTCAACGCCACTGCGGTGGTCCGCCACATGCGACGCCTTCATCTGAGCGGCGCCGTGGGAAGCTGCGCGGACGACAGCCAGCGTCCGAGCCCCAAGTCCGCCCCCGCCAAGAGTCAGGCCGCGGACAAAGAGC